ATGTCTctatattttttagataaaaagttatttaaacaaaaagacCGTAAAGCCTCATCATGAAGTGCTCTTTGATGAAAATACCTAATTTATGATTATCATCATGAAGgattaaatgtgtttgttatagttcagttgatcagaagagatcagaagcagagtccagctgtgtgtctctgaggAGTGACTGGTCTATGGATAAACCAATGCATTTTAAGAGTGGAGATACACAGACTGATCTCAGGTAtgatatttctataaaatatgattatagtATGgcattttatattgtgaaaacactcagttcaatttttttttgttgttgttgttataacaGTGTTTACAAATGAAATGATCATGAAGTGCTCTTTAAAGTGGGGAGAGAGGGGTAAGATGATCCATGCCCTGTATCTTGCCAACTGTACACTTTTATTGTCATATGACCACATACTTTGGAACCACCCATagtttctgccagactgtgaaaagaagAAATACATGGGGGGAGTGGAAGGCACCCAATTACTTTACAAACAGTTTTTGGCTTGTCAAAGTAAAATTTTAGCATAACATAtgtagtaaatgtagtaaatttatccaggtctaaaaatatttatgatgcatATAAATGTCATCACTGCTGTGctaatgacactcaactctacctctcattccatcctgatgatccgacggtagctgctcacatctcagcttgtctaacagacatttcttgctggatgaaggaccatcacattcaactcaaccttgccaataGAGAACTACTTGTGGTtgcagcaaacccatcgtttcatcacaagttcaccatccagttaggcacatcaaccataactccttcaaaaacagccagaaacctaggagttatTATTGatgctaactttctcagaccacattgctaaaactgtccggtcctgcagatttgctttattcaacatcaagaagatcaggccctttctttcagaacatgctgcacaactccttgttcaagctcttgttctgtccaggctggactattgcaacgctctcttggcaggtcttctagccagttctatcaaacctttacaattaaccCAGAATGTGGTAGCAAGATTaatcacttttacagacttttaaattaaatgttccctcctggtggaatgacctgcccaactcaatcagaGCAACAATCATTTGAACCAAACAAGATAATTTCAGTCTTGCTCTCATTAAGACTTAAGAAATTACTAGCAAGCCAGAGTTTCAGTTTGTCTAAGCAGTCAAATATAGGCTTAAAGGCAAGCTTATCATCACACTTTATAGGCAGATAAATTTGTGTGTCGTCAGCGTACAGATGAAAAGATACACCATATTTAGATAAAATAGAACCCAAAGGTAACATGTAGAGATTAAACAGTACCGGGCCAAGAATAGAGCCCTGAGGGACACCAGAACGTAGCTGTTTATTAGAGGAAGAATGGTGCCCAAGGCAGACAGAGTAACTcctatttgttaaatatgagcgAAACCATTGGAGCACCGTACCCCAAAGACCCACACATTTTTCTAGACGTGATAAGAGAATGTTGTGATCGACCAGGTCAAATGCAGAGCTACGGTCTAGCAAGACCAAAGCAGCAGACTGCCCAGTATCAGTTGTAAGCATTACATCATTCATAACTCTTAAGAGGGCCGATTCAGTGCTGTGACGGgctttaaaaccagattgaaatttcttgtgtacaggtgctggtcatataattagaatatcatcaaaaagttgatttatttcactaattccattcaaaaagtgaaacttatatattatattcattcattacacacagcctgatatatttcaaatgtttatttcttttaattttgatgattataactgacaactaaggaaaatcccaaattcagtatctcagaaaattagaatattaattaagagcaatacaaagaaaggatttttagaaatcttggccaactgaagagtatgaacatgaaaagtatgagcatgtacagcactcaatacttggttggggctccttttgcctgaattactgcagcaatttggcatggcatggagtcgatcagtctgtggcactgctcaggtgttatgagagcccaagTTGCTCttatagtggccttcagctcttctgcattcttgggtctggcatatcgcatcttcctcttcacaataccccatagattttctatggggttaagggcaggcaagtttgctggccaattaagaacagggataccgtggtccttaaaccaggtactggtagctttgacactgtgtgcaggtgccaagtcctgttggaaaatgaaatctgcatctccataaagttggtcagcagcaagaagcatgaagtgctctaaaacttcctggtatacggctgcattgaccttggacctcagaaaacacagtggaccaacaccagcagatgacatggcaccccaaaccatcactgactgtggaaactttacactggacctcaagcaacgtggattgtgtgcctctcctctcttcctccagactctgggaccctgatttccaaaggaaacgcaaaatttactttcatcagagaacataactttggaccactcagcagcagtccagtcctttttgtctttagacgCCTCttacgctgtctgttgttcaagagtgtcttgacacaaggaatgcgacagctgaaacccatgtcttgcatacgtctgtgtgtagtggttcttgaagcactgactccagctgcagtccactctttgtgaatctcccccacatttttgaatgggttttgtttcacaatcctctccagggtgcagttatcactattgcttgtacacttctttttctaccacatcttttccttcccttcgcctctctattaatgtgcttggacacagagctctgtgaacagccagcctcttttgcaatgatcttttgtgtcttgccctccttgtgcaaggtgtcaatggtcgtcttttggacaactgtcaagtcagcagtcttccccatgattgtgtagcctacagaactagactgagagaccatttaaaggcctttgcaggtgttttgagttaattagctgattagaatgtggcaccaggtgtcttcaatattgaaccttttcacaatattctaattttctgagataatgaatttgggtgattttccttagttgtcagttataatcaacaaaattaaaagaaataaacatttgaaatatatcggtctgtgtgtaatgaatgaatataatatacaagtttcactttttgaatggaattagtgaaataaatcaactttttgatgatattctaattatatgaccagcacctgtatattgttATCAttcaaaaaaggcaaaaattGGCTCAGGAccactttttctaaaatttttgagAGGAAAGGTAAATTTGAGATTGGGTGAAAATTACTAAAAAGAGTAGgattcaaatttgtttttttttttaagatgaggcAGAACAGAGGCATGTTTAAGGCAGTCAGGTACAGTCCCAGTAGAAAGACATTTGTTGATGACAAACAACAAATCAGGGCCAATAGCTTGAAAAACTTGCTTAAGAAAATGTGTGGGAATCACATCCTGAGGGCAGCTAGCAGGTTTTAAACCAGCAACAATCTCATTAAGAGAGTCCAAGGTGATAGGCTCAAAGACAGACCATGTAGAAGAGCAGAGAGGAACATCAAGTGGTGTATAGGCTGACAAAGGCAATAGAGATTTTATCCGTGagattttatcattaaaatatcttGCAAAATCGTCACAAAGAGAAACAGATGTCACAGGAAAATGATTAATAGTGGGATTGAGAGCAGAAGCAATAATTGTGAATAAGGCTTTAGGCCTAGTAGTGTTACTTAAAATTACCTCTGAGAGATATATACGCTTAGCAGCTTTAGCAGCTCACTGCTCATCTGTGTTCATCAGCATCTAGTtcagaatataatatatttggtttttgagagactgagacgcacaacgcggctgtttgattggtgatcCGTTATTCATTTTTGAAGCCTAAGGTATttggcttcgggcacacccctaattactacattatatattttaattttaaatgcaacataggcctagataaagtcatagaaagtaacagctacacgcaatattgtaatcctaaaattcacgtcgtacttgcaaactctgtgcatgcattatggttaatgcatgctcgagtagtcgattgtttccgacagcgccgactagtggttgAAGTAGTCAATCACTTGACTACTCGACTAGTCCATGCAAGCCCTaccacaggaacacttttttttttttttataagaagacatacattctgatcatttaaaatgataggaaacaTCCTGAAGTAACATTGGATACTTTGACTGTACTTCTGTGTCATCttcccttatcttgaggaccacataagTAAAAAGTGGCTCATCTTGCCCCACTttccccttatatatatatatatatatatatatatatatatatatatatatatatatatatatataaatgcgtTAACGCAtgtgattaattttacaatccttaacacattaaaataatttaacgcagttaatgcacaattactgaagcacaatttaaattctaaccctttaacacaATTTTGCTTCTccgggaaagttttcagtccaatgatccagtaagCGAATTCGTTCAGACAATCTTTAACAacgacaataataaaaaaaaaaaagaaacatttgaatccaaataaatggtctatgcttaatttcatgaagtgcacgattaatcgtgattaatcacagaaaaagggtgtaattaattagattaaaatttttatttgattgaaagccctattatatgtatatatatatatatatatatatatatatatatatatatatatatatatatagattagtggtgggccgttattgGCGTTAatgtgctgcgttaacgtgagactcttatcgggcgataaaaaaaatatcgccgttaatctattctcaaggttgggttgggagctgggtctatactacgcaagctttgatgactttcaccgtgatagtttagcgcggatgtatacctagacgaattgcactgtagggggcgagaacgagtcttcgaacctgtgtgtatgcctactgtgaaattaccaagcttcccaaaaaaaacctcgacaagactaacgcctgtttcacacatactccgtctgcagtgcgtatgcagtccgtgtgtgttacgtgtgtggtgcagaagcagcacggactcattgtgctttcactcaggacgcgtttgcagtccgctactgatccgcggctgtttagtccacaaacacaacatttgttcattattctatatttcaaaccatgtataaaaaaataaaaaaataaataaaaaaatgtgacacTTATCACAGGCCAGTAACAATCTTTcctaatcatagacattagtttaaacttaataaatataaacaacatattattcatgcatttgacttctaggtttgtataataagctgctcaagcaagcgacaaaacatttaaacacaacaattagcctacatttcttgttgggatatcgtaaatatttaaaattaaagcaccactgacagaaacagtcgactctcgtgccttttgcatttaaatctttattacaagcaatcgcacggttcttaatgaactttgtctttctgcttccataaaagtgcataggcctatatcatgttgcatcgtttatctaaaggtgctctttttcttgttttaaacctagctaaaaacccatgtgttgcatgtgaaacacagtaggctttaattagtatacatttattgtgaaattactgcatttccgtgtcaatccatgtaaatttttaccgcgaacaatgcgctgtcattttaattcagcaaaaatagactcggtacgtaaacgatcgctgcactgctgcagacgcaccgctcctggaacgcactgacggaccacaaccacgtgaacgctggaatccgttaacatgggtgcgtaaaaaaaaaaaatgcaatgcatacgcattgcagacggagtatgtgtgaaacaggtgtaaggttgtttgcaacttgtgcaatgcggaattagtttactgtaggagttcttccagtctcaagtaccacctaaacgcaaagcatcctttagctaatgcggaagatgctgggccaagcaatgtagcgcaggggaagagtcgtcgtcaaactactatgtttgagtgcagcacagctttatcagtactaacaagtacatcttattgaacataatttgaatgccttcggcagaattcaaatgagccattttaatctagattaatctaaatccaagattacagtgagattaatctagattaaaaaaattaatctatgcccaccactaatatatatatatatatatatatatatatatatgtgtgtgtgtgtgtgtgtgtgtgtgtgtgtgtatgtgtgtatgtgtgtgtgttggcaagTTGTCATTTATATCGCaatgcatcgtttctaacatatttgcatcGGTAAAAACcgattaatttatatataattactagtGGATGcgctatacttttattatatagAAAGTGACCAATCATCCGtgaccaatattttatatgtagattgatttcccctctctaaactgtttctcaagcgTGTTCTCTCATCACCGCTGCTGCTGCGTGAATATGATGAATCACAACACTATGGAGACCCACGGAAAAATggggattaaagtccaaaacatgacttgaaataacctaacaaatcagTCGGGGCTAAAACGATTCCATAAACGAAAAATTAAGTTCACACAATCTCACTCATTTGTGTACACTTATTCTTAAGCAGACCTTAATGTCGATCATGGATCAAATCGATCTACCATGGCAAACAGCGAATATATTTGTGCCGTTTAAGGCATCTGAGgtgttgtgttttcctcagtgcataactgacatgtcacaggtatatttttcatctgtaaatgttagaaagtcatgcaaacaTATTCATTACATTGTCAGGAGTGGGCGAGGCTCACGCGAGCGAACGAGCGCTGCTGCACGCATGCGCACTAAACAGACGGAGCGCAATCAAATAGCGCAATAATTCAgagtaaaatgtacattttgatgaagtattttttgttggacattaaatgtgtcttttgtagaattttaaacctacatataagtgtatttttGTGATAGTTGTGTAATAGTTCTATGTTGTGTAATAGTTCTAATAGTAATATGAGTGTGTTTCATATAGCAGTTAAAAtagtcattttctttattatttattttcatttttaattcagtgatttgaacttttaatttagttattttaatgctttaaagagcaattttagattgtaatgaTCTGCTACCTGTTCTGCAAACTATAAGAGGTACAGCTGTCATAAAAtagagagaaaggctgcatggctagaaactgtaaaaaaataaataaataaaaaataaaaaaaaaagggtcaaatAATAGTATGTGAGAGAGTGGTAATATCATTTTGAtcctattggtcagtgttagaggaaCTCAGCTTAGTCTGACAGTTAACTTGCTTTAGACCTGGgacctgtttcataaaacaagtttaccagataagtcaggtttatttcagttagcctGACTTATTGTCAATATAAATAAGTCAGAGTAACTGCAATAAGCCTGGCttgtttggtaaacttgttttatgtaaCAGGCCTTGAGGCATTAAAAGTGATCATATTTTCTCCATTGCATCATATTGCATTGTGTTGAATCAAATCGAACTGAAATCATACCGCATCGCATCTGTAGCTGCTTCATATGCATCTTTGATGTAAAGTATCGTTGGCTATGCATCGAGATGCATATCGTATCAGCCTGAGTCATGAGATGCACATCcctagtgtgtgtatgtatgtatgtgtgtgtacttaaaTATGGTAATtcaaattatttactttaatctCCATCTGTTATAGTTTAGTTGAtaagaagagatcagaagcagagtccagctgtgtgtctctgaggAGTGATGCGTCTATGGGTCATCCAATGCATTTTAAGAGTGAAGATACACAGACTGATCTCAGGTATGATATTTCTATACAAATATTATGGCATTTTATAGTATCAGAACAGTGTTCATAGTATTTTCTAAAGTTTGAGAAAATTCTTTTTGTATAGTGTTTATTGGCATTTCTTCATCTTTATCTGAAATGTTAAGATACAGTATGTAATGTTGGTCACGCATATTTGTGAAAACACTCAgttcaattaaacatttttggaataaatgaaatgatcatgAAGTGCTCTTGATTGTTTGAATAATGTATGTACTTTGTTAAATATAGTAATTCAGATGATTCACTTTAATCTctctgttatagttcagttcatcagaagagatcagagtccagctgtgtgtctatgaggagTGACACATCTATGAATCAGTCATTAGATTATAAGAGTGAAGAAACAAAGACTGATCCCAGGtctaatatttctgtaaaagaTTATTTGAATATGATACAGAATACAGAAAAGACGTTGTTATCATTAGCTTATTTAATAATGCAGTATTTAAATTTTCCAGCCATGAAGTCCTCAAGACGTTTAGATCAAATCTGCTGAAGAAGTTTGAGCGTCTGTATGAGGGCACAGTGACGCAGAGAAACCCAACActcctgaatgagatctacacagagctctacatcacagagagtgagagtggagagatcagtaatgagcatgaggtgagacagattgagacacaatccaggagagcagcaacagaggacacagccatcaaatgcagtgacatctttagacctttacctggacaagataaagccatcagaactgtgctgacaaagggagtcgctggcattggaaaaacagtctctgtgcagaagttgatcctggactgggctgaagggaaagagaatcaggacgtccagctcatatttccacttcctttcagagaaatcaacctgatgaaggacaaaacactcagtctttcagatcttcttcatgtcTTCTTCCCTGAaactaaagaaatggaaatatccagtgatgaatataaagtgttgtttatctttgatggtctggatgagtgtcgtCTGTTTCTGGACTTTAAGAGCAAAGtgaaactgtgtaatatatctgaatCAGCCTCAGTGGATGTGCTGCTGGTGAACCtcattgtggggaatctgcttccctctgctctcatctggatcacctccagaccagcagcagctgatctcgtcccctctgagtgtgtccatcgagtgacagaggtacgaggcttcaatgagccacagaaggaggaatacttcaggaagagaatcagtgatcagagtctAGCCGACAggatcatctcacacctgaagtcatcaaggagcctctacataatgtgccacatcccagtgttctgatggatctcagccgctgttctggagaagatgttgagtccagcagagagtggagagattcccaagactctcactcagatgtacacacacttcctgatccttcagaccaacatcaaacatgagaaggactatgagaagaaggtgacagatgaagacatgatcctcaaactggggaaagtGGCTTTCcagcagcttgtgaaaggaaacctgatcttctatgaggaagacctgagagagtgtggcattgatgtgacagaagcatcagtgtactcaggattgtgcactcagatcttcagagaggagttgggcttgtataaggggaaagtcttctgctttgttcatctaagcgttcaggaacatctagcagctctatatgtgcacctctcctgtacaaacaacaacagaaatgtgtttgaCCAGAGTTTGTGGTCTAAAGTTAAAGACTGGTTTCAACTTGTTTCATTATCTGAGCTGCATCAGAGAGCTGTGGATGAGGCTCTACAGAGTAAAAATGGACATTTGGATCTTTTCCTGCGGTTCCTTCTGGGTTTGTCAGTGGAGTCTCATCATATTCTTCTACAACAAATAATGAAACAGAAAAGAAGCAGATCTGACAGCAATgagaaaacagttgagtacatcaaGACAAGGATCAGGTTCATCAactctccagagaaatccatcaatctgttccactgtctgaatgaactgggtgatcATTCACTAGTGGAGGAAATACAACAGTATCTGAAATCTGGAACAATAAAGGAAGCCAAACTCTCTTCATCTCAGTGGTCAGCTGTAggttttgtgttgttgacatcagagaACAAACTGGACACGTTTGATATTAATGAATTTGTTGGAGTaaataataaagctgaaaaactGAATGTTCTTCAGTATCTGCTGCCTGTGATTAAAGTTCAGTAAGTATCTCTGAGAGTATCTCTGTATCACTTTActgttaaagaaaagaaaagcacaatCTCATAATAATAGTATCAGTTAATGGAGCAATATGCAAGCATACTTGAAACACAGACTTTAATGACAACATTATAAATCTTCcctgattaatattattatttttaatttctgaaattaattcaTTACTAGTATTTAGCAGATTTTTAGAGACACGCTGGACTCTAAAGCACCTGCCAGTCAATATCTTTAATGTGGATTAGTTTGAAACCAACaagtttaatattataaatgagtTAGTACTTAAATTATGTGGATTTGATCCACGGTAAAGCTCTTTAATGCAAATTTgtttattaccttttttattattaataaaattaatgttttctctGTTGCACACTGAGAGTTTGCTATCCTGAATCTGTATCATGTCCCACTTGTCTTTTTTCACctctttttatttaagtttttgtttaataaGTGTTTTCATCTCTCTTCAGTTTGAGtgattgtggcgtcacagataaaggttgtgctgctctgacttcagttctgagatcaaacccctcacagcTGAGAGATCTGGATCTGAATAATAAAGCAATCagagattcaggagtgaagcttctCTCTGTTGTACTGGAGGATCCTCGATGTAAACTAGAGACACTGTGGTAAGATCATCTCTCTCACAGTCACGCATTATTGACTTCTTTAAGTCCTAATCCCTTAATGTAAATTTTAGAACTACAATTTAGAAAATCAGCTTTTTACTATATCTCAgcataaaaaatgtttctgataACTGAAGATGAAGCTTGAATAAGGCATGTGATAATTTACatcatacaatttaatttaatgataaaaactgataaaaaaaaaccaaacagatAATGAGGGCTTTAAACTGCAGTGAGCTAAATGTTCGAGCCGTTCTGTGTTTGTAGGAGACTTATTtgacacaataatgactttaaaggATCTTTTGGAGTAATTTCTTAGCCaaatttgatgtgtgattaatttgtgattaattaattagCACATTgtgtaactaattacatttacacaattattacctaattataatataaaatctgACCTGTTTCTCCTGTTTTTGACCCAACAGCCATTTAGTGGAAGTTTAGTTACTTCTGGTACTTAATTTTGTAGGATTTTAGGATTAATATTCATTTTCTGGCTattctttttacttatttttgttctaaaatcaaaatcagcatgtttttatcattattattattattattactactactattattaaagGTGATTTAGTTTCCTCCTGTAACACACTATCAGTTTATACAGTGATTAACAAACATGACTAATGAAGATAATCTTTCCTCTGTGCCTCTGTTATTATTAAACTTCCAATATAAATAGAGATTTGTGAAGCATGGGTGTTGAaagcttttttaatatatatatatatttttttttatcattttcactAATGTGATAAAACTCCAGTGGAAATGTAGACATATTTACTAGTCTGTTTAGGATTGTGATCTGTACCtgttgatctgatctgatctgagagagtgaagagtgtgttattgttctctacaggttgagtgattgtggcgtcacagatgaaggttgtgctgctctgtcttcagctctgagatcaaacccctcacacctgagagaactgaatctgtctgAGAATAAACTAGAAGACTCTGGAGTCACACTGCTGTCTGCTgtactggaggatcctcactgtaaactggagaaactgtggtaagatcatcTCTCAGATAGTCACGCGTTATTGACTATATctcagcacgcacacacacacaaaaaatgattcTGATAACTGAAGATGAAGCATGAATAAGGCATGTGACAATATtacataatacaatttaatttaataacaaaaaccaataaaaacccaaAAGATAATGAGGGCTTTAAAGGCACAATTTCAAATGTTCCACCGCTAGAGGGCGCATGTCACGTGTCTTTATTCTCAGTAAGTTGTATAGTTGGatgtaaaattgtttaaaatcagcttgtaaaataaaattttataaatacacaatgactggtatatataaaaatatggtcTGGTACCAGTgttcattattacagtttttaatatcctttaataTAACAGTATTTCAGTTCATACATAttcagtaattttagtttgtttgactCTGACTAATGATGAtgaatatataaatcataaaaatgtcatgtCCAGCTGCTGGAAGTCTTCTTCCCTCTTGGCTGATGTTTTAGACATGATAGCGTTTAGAGTACTCAGCATAAATTAATAAAGTCCCTCTGAACAAATGCAAAagatttaatttcataatgatcaGTAATACAGTTCATCCAAAGATGGCAaaactaaaatgcattaaacatattCATATAACTAGTCCCTGATCATGtgattttaacaataacaacatggtCTCCTTGAAGACAACAGGCAGAAGACCTTCATACTGTCCTGACTTAATGTGCTATatccagggctggactgggacaaaaaatcgGCCCTGGCATCTATTGGTCCGGGCAGCCCACCAccatttggatatatatatatagtagtcaacatttgaagtggatcaaaaaagtttgaCAAAGTTGTTCTAAGAACTAAGTTATCCTTAAAAGaatgttttaggacaactttgatgaaaggttttgatccacttcaaatgttgactactgtatgtatatatactgtatatatatatatatatatatatatatatatatatatatatatatatatatatatatatatatttatacacacacacacacgtacacactataccagtcaaaagtttttgaacagtaagattttaatgttttttaaagaattctcttctgctcaccaagcctgcatttatttgatccaaaataatattaataatatttgatccagtaatattgtgaaacattttttctatttaaaataaatatttgaatatattttaaaatgtaatttattcctgcgatttcaaagctgaattcttAACATCATTACattagtcacatgatccttcagaaatcattcaaatattctgatttgctggtcaaaaaacatttattattattattattattattattattattattatgttgaaaatagCTGAGTATAATAACATTCTATAGATGTCTATTCTTATATACAGCGAGTTATAATACTAAACCCCTTTtttactaaaacaacaacaacaacaaaaaagcttcAATTTCCTTATTTTGATATCAGGTTTT
The Cyprinus carpio isolate SPL01 chromosome B14, ASM1834038v1, whole genome shotgun sequence DNA segment above includes these coding regions:
- the LOC109045254 gene encoding LOW QUALITY PROTEIN: NLR family CARD domain-containing protein 3-like (The sequence of the model RefSeq protein was modified relative to this genomic sequence to represent the inferred CDS: substituted 1 base at 1 genomic stop codon) — protein: MNLFLSGSVQLNYCVCSSFHSESVLDIRFWSIMEDAQTSRDEEFSPGCSSVDQKRSEAESSCVSLRSDWSMDKPMHFKSGDTQTDLSLVDKKRSEAESSCVSLRSDASMGHPMHFKSEDTQTDLSSVHQKRSESSCVSMRSDTSMNQSLDYKSEETKTDPSHEVLKTFRSNLLKKFERLYEGTVTQRNPTLLNEIYTELYITESESGEISNEHEVRQIETQSRRAATEDTAIKCSDIFRPLPGQDKAIRTVLTKGVAGIGKTVSVQKLILDWAEGKENQDVQLIFPLPFREINLMKDKTLSLSDLLHVFFPETKEMEISSDEYKVLFIFDGLDECRLFLDFKSKVKLCNISESASVDVLLVNLIVGNLLPSALIWITSRPAAADLVPSECVHRVTEVRGFNEPQKEEYFRKRISDQSLADRIISHLKSSRSLYIMCHIPVFXWISAAVLEKMLSPAESGEIPKTLTQMYTHFLILQTNIKHEKDYEKKVTDEDMILKLGKVAFQQLVKGNLIFYEEDLRECGIDVTEASVYSGLCTQIFREELGLYKGKVFCFVHLSVQEHLAALYVHLSCTNNNRNVFDQSLWSKVKDWFQLVSLSELHQRAVDEALQSKNGHLDLFLRFLLGLSVESHHILLQQIMKQKRSRSDSNEKTVEYIKTRIRFINSPEKSINLFHCLNELGDHSLVEEIQQYLKSGTIKEAKLSSSQWSAVGFVLLTSENKLDTFDINEFVGVNNKAEKLNVLQYLLPVIKVHLSDCGVTDKGCAALTSVLRSNPSQLRDLDLNNKAIRDSGVKLLSVVLEDPRCKLETLWLRDCGVTDEGCSALSSALRSNPSHLRELSLSLNKLEDPGVTLLSAVLEDPHCKLETLRLRDCGITDEGCAALSSALRSNPSHLRELSLSLNKLEDPGVTLLSAVLEDPHCKLEELWLYDCGVTDEGCAAVFSSEIKPLTPERSGSVWE